A single window of Bradyrhizobium daqingense DNA harbors:
- a CDS encoding patatin-like phospholipase family protein, with product MSSHPHGRIRRTGARLSGVLALVCSLALGACTSLPRTPYTAAEASTSRVLDIDGLRRYADEPVTKFSFEKDNSTATKSYLALSGGGADGAYGVGVLNGWTAARTRPTFSVVSGVSTGGLIAPFAFLGSHYDDTLKEVYTSGIAESLLNDPSIMRVLFGSGLFGNTRLRELVARYVGPEIMAQVARENARGRRLLIVTTDLDTQRTAIWDMGKIAAVGTPEALKLFRDVMAASASIPLVFPPIMIDAEGQGRRFQEMHVDGGVTAPVLTLPDALLFQGSRLPGSAKLDIYILVNKKIERNFELVSNSTIDVASRSLSAITQSQTRSIIFSTYDFARRNRLGFHLSYIARDYPAAPSEGFDTAYMRALYQYGYDKAASGQAWTSTLP from the coding sequence ATGTCCAGCCACCCGCACGGCCGGATCAGGCGGACAGGCGCCCGCCTGAGCGGCGTCCTGGCCCTGGTATGCAGCCTGGCGCTCGGCGCCTGCACGTCCCTGCCCCGCACGCCCTATACGGCCGCGGAAGCCAGCACATCGCGCGTTCTCGATATCGACGGCCTCAGGCGCTACGCCGACGAGCCGGTCACGAAATTCAGCTTCGAGAAGGACAACAGCACCGCAACGAAGTCCTATCTGGCGCTCTCGGGCGGCGGCGCCGATGGCGCTTACGGCGTCGGCGTGCTCAACGGCTGGACCGCGGCCAGAACCCGCCCCACCTTCTCCGTCGTCTCGGGCGTGAGCACCGGCGGCCTGATCGCCCCCTTTGCCTTCCTCGGCTCGCACTACGACGACACGCTGAAGGAGGTCTACACCAGCGGCATCGCGGAGAGCCTGCTGAACGATCCCAGCATCATGCGTGTGCTGTTCGGATCCGGACTGTTCGGCAACACCAGGCTGCGCGAGCTCGTCGCCCGCTATGTCGGGCCCGAGATCATGGCGCAAGTTGCGCGCGAGAATGCCAGGGGACGCCGGCTGCTGATCGTGACGACCGATCTCGACACCCAGCGCACAGCGATCTGGGATATGGGCAAGATCGCCGCGGTTGGGACGCCCGAGGCGCTGAAACTGTTTCGCGACGTGATGGCGGCCTCCGCCAGCATTCCGCTGGTGTTTCCGCCGATCATGATCGACGCCGAAGGCCAGGGCCGGCGCTTCCAGGAGATGCATGTCGACGGCGGCGTGACGGCACCGGTGCTGACGCTGCCGGATGCCCTGCTGTTCCAGGGCAGCCGCCTGCCCGGCAGCGCGAAGCTGGACATCTACATCCTCGTCAACAAGAAGATCGAACGCAATTTCGAGCTGGTCTCCAACAGCACCATCGACGTCGCCTCGCGCAGCCTGTCCGCGATCACCCAGTCGCAGACGCGCTCGATCATCTTCTCGACTTATGATTTCGCCAGACGCAACCGCCTCGGCTTCCATCTCTCCTATATCGCGCGCGACTATCCGGCGGCGCCATCGGAAGGGTTCGACACCGCCTATATGCGGGCGCTGTATCAGTACGGATACGACAAGGCGGCGTCCGGCCAAGCCTGGACCTCGACGCTTCCGTGA
- a CDS encoding TetR/AcrR family transcriptional regulator, which produces MGLTATKTRPAAPRREVTKSRGGRPTKSAAIERDQRLIEVATRLFLDRGFDATSLDAVAEAARVSKPTVYSRYGDKRGLFAAVLRREIDRWLAPLSAAAETQLSSGSNIPVEQRLVEIGREMLTFTCGPDAVAFSRMMTAQAINFPDVAKLGKEEGWLKAVATTARFFDHLVAQGALDVEDTTIAAEVFLDVVVGHTHRMATFGTALDIKTAEKRTRAAIKLFLAGALGPADRVQSSAKSTQRRAAR; this is translated from the coding sequence ATGGGATTGACTGCGACCAAGACGAGACCGGCAGCGCCACGGCGCGAGGTGACGAAATCGCGCGGCGGCCGGCCGACGAAGTCAGCCGCCATCGAGCGCGACCAGCGGCTGATCGAGGTCGCCACCCGCCTGTTCCTGGATCGCGGCTTCGACGCAACCTCGCTCGATGCAGTCGCGGAAGCGGCCCGGGTCAGCAAGCCCACCGTCTATTCCCGCTACGGCGACAAGCGCGGGCTGTTTGCAGCCGTGCTGAGGCGCGAGATCGATCGCTGGCTCGCGCCGCTCTCCGCGGCGGCGGAGACACAGCTCTCGAGCGGCTCGAACATCCCGGTCGAGCAACGGCTGGTCGAGATCGGGCGCGAGATGCTCACATTCACCTGCGGTCCCGACGCCGTCGCATTCAGCCGCATGATGACGGCACAGGCCATCAACTTTCCGGACGTCGCCAAGCTCGGCAAGGAGGAAGGCTGGCTCAAGGCCGTCGCCACCACCGCGCGCTTCTTCGACCATTTGGTGGCGCAAGGCGCGCTCGACGTTGAAGACACCACGATTGCAGCCGAGGTGTTTCTCGACGTCGTCGTCGGTCACACCCACCGCATGGCGACGTTCGGAACGGCGCTCGATATCAAGACCGCCGAAAAACGCACGCGCGCGGCCATCAAGCTGTTCCTGGCCGGTGCGCTCGGACCTGCCGACCGCGTTCAGAGCTCCGCCAAGAGCACGCAACGGCGCGCCGCCCGCTGA
- a CDS encoding PepSY domain-containing protein, with protein sequence MKAARRHPWTFLAAILSALLIAAPARAIVSAGGTPTALHSETDGDAEADRLAVSREIERFRSSTISISQAMAIAEGRHAGATTADVSFDGGSGVPVYRVKTLHNDRIWRHTINASTGELVGGEAALPLAELDHEDRDNLAALGAIRHRLADAVRVAERAASGKAISGGLVRERGRLNFAIVVISGDDLKEVILEPPGARAK encoded by the coding sequence ATGAAGGCAGCACGACGACATCCCTGGACGTTTCTTGCCGCCATCCTGTCGGCCCTGCTCATCGCAGCGCCGGCGCGGGCGATCGTCTCGGCCGGCGGCACACCCACCGCCCTTCATAGCGAAACAGATGGTGATGCCGAAGCGGACCGCCTGGCGGTCAGCCGCGAGATCGAGCGCTTCCGCAGCTCGACGATCTCGATCAGCCAGGCCATGGCGATCGCGGAAGGCCGGCATGCCGGCGCAACGACGGCGGATGTGAGCTTTGACGGCGGCTCAGGCGTTCCGGTCTACCGCGTGAAGACGTTGCACAACGACCGGATCTGGCGCCACACCATCAATGCCTCGACCGGAGAGCTCGTCGGCGGCGAAGCTGCCCTCCCCCTCGCCGAGCTCGACCATGAGGATCGCGACAACCTCGCAGCATTGGGCGCGATCAGGCACCGCCTCGCGGATGCCGTGCGCGTTGCCGAACGCGCCGCCTCCGGCAAGGCCATCAGCGGCGGGCTGGTGCGCGAACGCGGCCGGCTCAATTTCGCGATCGTCGTGATCAGCGGCGACGACCTCAAGGAGGTCATCCTGGAGCCGCCGGGCGCACGCGCCAAATAG
- a CDS encoding aspartate-semialdehyde dehydrogenase, which produces MEDKVSNDPVVAIVGVTGAVGAEFIATMDKRGFHVGKLKALASARSAGKTVSFRGQDVVIEELTERAFEGVDIALFSAGGSISKKFAPIAVKAGAVVVDNSSAFRMDPNVPLVIPEINAHRIRDHKGIIANPNCAAITALVPLWPIHQKNRIKRVIISTYQAASGAGAAAMEELVESTRANLNGQVYTPKVMPHPYAFNLFNHNTAVDPETGYNDEETKVIKETRKIFEDETIAVGVTCVRVPVLRAHCEAITFECEKPISEDQVRAIMAQAPGVKVVDDRARNYFPMPIDASGQDDVLVGRIRKDLSDPSGHSISMFVAADQLLKGAALNAVQIAELLPQRVMA; this is translated from the coding sequence ATGGAGGACAAAGTGAGTAACGATCCCGTCGTCGCGATTGTCGGCGTCACCGGTGCAGTGGGCGCCGAATTCATCGCCACCATGGACAAGCGCGGCTTCCACGTCGGCAAGCTCAAGGCGTTGGCCAGCGCCCGCTCGGCCGGCAAGACGGTGTCGTTCCGCGGCCAGGACGTCGTCATCGAAGAGCTGACTGAGCGCGCCTTCGAGGGCGTCGACATCGCCTTGTTCTCGGCCGGCGGCAGCATCTCGAAGAAGTTCGCACCCATCGCGGTTAAGGCCGGCGCCGTCGTAGTCGACAATTCCTCCGCCTTCCGCATGGATCCGAACGTGCCGCTGGTGATCCCCGAGATCAACGCGCACCGCATCCGGGATCACAAGGGCATCATCGCCAACCCGAACTGCGCCGCGATCACCGCGCTGGTGCCGCTGTGGCCGATCCACCAGAAGAACCGCATCAAGCGCGTGATCATCTCGACCTATCAGGCGGCAAGCGGCGCCGGCGCCGCAGCGATGGAGGAGCTCGTCGAATCCACCCGCGCCAATCTCAATGGGCAGGTCTATACGCCGAAGGTGATGCCGCATCCCTACGCCTTCAATCTCTTCAACCACAACACGGCCGTCGATCCCGAGACCGGCTACAACGACGAAGAGACCAAGGTCATCAAGGAGACCCGCAAGATCTTCGAGGACGAGACGATCGCCGTCGGCGTCACCTGCGTGCGCGTGCCGGTGCTGCGCGCCCATTGCGAAGCCATCACCTTCGAATGCGAGAAGCCGATCAGCGAGGACCAGGTCCGCGCCATCATGGCGCAGGCGCCGGGCGTGAAGGTGGTCGACGACCGCGCCAGGAACTACTTCCCGATGCCGATCGACGCCTCGGGCCAGGACGACGTTCTGGTCGGCCGCATCCGCAAGGATCTCAGCGACCCCTCAGGGCATTCGATCTCGATGTTCGTGGCGGCCGATCAGCTCTTGAAGGGCGCAGCGCTCAATGCAGTGCAGATCGCCGAGCTCTTGCCGCAGCGAGTGATGGCGTAA
- the queA gene encoding tRNA preQ1(34) S-adenosylmethionine ribosyltransferase-isomerase QueA — translation MRTDLFDFDLPPERIALRPASPRDSAKMLVVENGVLRDQVISALPQWLRPGDQLVVNDTKVIAAQLKGRRIGRETEPRIEATLIKRLDGSRWKALVKPAKKLTAGDRIRFGNEGKVCLLGHLDAEVEAKGSEGEVTLSFSFHGPTLDQAIADLGSPPLPPYIASKRTPDDQDLADYQTMFAANEGAVAAPTAGLHFTPALERALQERGVGVNRVTLHVGAGTFLPVKVDDTEGHRMHAEWGTISAETTERLNTARKNGGRIVAIGTTSLRLLESAASEDGTIQPFAAETSIFITPGYRFRAVDILMTNFHLPKSTLFMLVSAFSGLETMKQAYAHAIANGYRFYSYGDACLLFRSEP, via the coding sequence ATGCGCACCGACCTCTTCGACTTCGATCTGCCGCCCGAGCGCATCGCGCTGCGCCCGGCGAGCCCGCGCGACTCCGCGAAAATGCTGGTCGTGGAGAACGGCGTGTTGCGTGACCAGGTCATTTCCGCCCTGCCGCAATGGCTGAGGCCGGGCGACCAGCTCGTCGTCAACGACACCAAGGTGATCGCGGCGCAATTGAAAGGCCGCCGCATCGGCCGCGAGACAGAGCCGAGGATCGAGGCGACGTTGATCAAGCGCCTCGACGGCTCGCGCTGGAAGGCGCTGGTGAAGCCGGCGAAGAAGCTCACCGCCGGCGACCGCATCCGCTTCGGCAATGAGGGCAAGGTCTGCCTGCTCGGCCATCTCGACGCCGAGGTCGAAGCCAAGGGCAGCGAAGGCGAGGTGACGCTGTCGTTCTCGTTCCACGGCCCCACGCTGGATCAAGCCATCGCCGATCTTGGCAGCCCGCCGCTGCCGCCCTACATCGCCTCCAAGCGCACGCCCGACGACCAGGATCTCGCCGATTACCAGACCATGTTCGCGGCCAACGAAGGCGCGGTCGCCGCGCCCACGGCGGGACTGCATTTCACGCCCGCACTGGAGCGTGCGCTCCAGGAGCGCGGCGTCGGCGTCAACCGCGTCACGCTGCATGTCGGGGCAGGGACCTTTCTGCCGGTGAAGGTCGACGACACCGAAGGCCACAGGATGCACGCGGAGTGGGGCACCATCTCGGCCGAGACGACGGAGCGGCTCAACACCGCGCGGAAGAATGGCGGCCGTATCGTCGCGATCGGCACTACGTCACTGCGGCTGCTCGAAAGCGCTGCCAGCGAGGACGGCACGATCCAGCCGTTCGCGGCCGAGACCTCGATCTTCATCACCCCCGGCTATCGCTTCCGCGCGGTGGATATCCTGATGACGAATTTCCATCTGCCGAAGTCGACGCTGTTCATGCTGGTCTCGGCGTTCTCGGGGCTCGAGACGATGAAGCAGGCCTACGCGCACGCGATCGCGAATGGCTACCGGTTTTATTCGTATGGGGATGCGTGCTTGTTGTTTCGCTCGGAGCCGTAG
- a CDS encoding peptidylprolyl isomerase — protein MSVTENTLILETTQGPVTIEMRPDLAPGHVARIKELVREGFYDGIVFHRVIDGFMAQTGCPQGTGTGGSGKKLKAEFNKEPHVRGTASMARAANPDSGDSQFFICFDDARFLDNQYTVWGKVTEGMENVDKIKRGEPVQNPDKIVKARMAADKE, from the coding sequence ATGAGCGTCACCGAAAACACCCTGATCCTCGAGACCACGCAAGGCCCCGTCACGATCGAGATGCGGCCTGACCTCGCGCCCGGCCATGTCGCGCGCATCAAGGAACTGGTCCGCGAGGGCTTTTACGACGGCATCGTCTTCCATCGCGTGATCGACGGCTTCATGGCGCAGACCGGCTGCCCGCAGGGCACCGGCACCGGCGGCTCCGGCAAGAAGCTGAAGGCCGAGTTCAACAAGGAGCCGCATGTGCGCGGCACTGCCTCGATGGCCCGCGCCGCCAATCCCGATTCCGGCGACAGCCAGTTCTTCATCTGCTTCGACGACGCCCGCTTCCTCGACAACCAGTACACGGTGTGGGGCAAGGTCACCGAGGGCATGGAGAACGTCGACAAGATCAAGCGCGGCGAGCCGGTGCAGAACCCCGACAAGATCGTCAAGGCGCGGATGGCGGCCGACAAGGAGTAA
- a CDS encoding peptidylprolyl isomerase → MIRILAVLAALVFAAPAVAQQLPANLDKANAIVIDSTKGRIVIKLRTDIAPQHAERIKQLAREGFYNNVPFHRVMDGFMAQTGDGQNGNGTGGSKYPNLKQEFSKVHFARGIVGMARRGDSVDSANSQFFIMFADGGSLDGQYTVIGEVVQGMDVVDKLKKAPPGSAGGSVTDPDKMVKVQVASDIK, encoded by the coding sequence ATGATCCGAATTCTCGCAGTTCTTGCCGCGCTCGTGTTCGCGGCGCCCGCGGTCGCGCAGCAATTGCCGGCGAATCTCGACAAGGCCAACGCCATCGTCATCGACAGCACCAAGGGCCGCATCGTCATCAAGCTCAGGACCGACATTGCGCCCCAGCACGCCGAGCGCATCAAGCAGCTCGCGCGCGAGGGCTTCTACAACAACGTGCCGTTTCACCGTGTCATGGACGGCTTCATGGCGCAGACCGGCGACGGCCAGAACGGCAACGGCACCGGCGGCTCGAAATATCCGAACCTGAAGCAGGAATTCTCCAAGGTGCATTTTGCACGCGGCATCGTCGGCATGGCCCGGCGCGGCGACAGCGTCGACAGCGCCAATTCGCAGTTCTTCATCATGTTCGCCGACGGCGGCAGCCTCGATGGCCAGTACACGGTCATCGGCGAGGTTGTTCAGGGCATGGACGTCGTCGACAAGCTGAAGAAGGCGCCGCCCGGCTCGGCCGGCGGCTCGGTCACCGATCCCGACAAGATGGTGAAGGTTCAGGTCGCATCCGACATCAAATAG
- the coaD gene encoding pantetheine-phosphate adenylyltransferase, producing MPRIAFYPGSFDPITNGHLDVVRHSVSLCDRLVVAIGVHPGKKPLFSTEERLKMLHDVCGPVAAQAGCTLEAVTFDDLSVTAARKHGATIMIRGLRDGTDLDYEMQLAGMNEAMAPEVHTVFLPASPMVRPITATLVRQIAGMGGDVSAFVPPLVAAQLKAKFA from the coding sequence ATGCCGCGCATTGCCTTCTATCCCGGTTCCTTCGATCCCATCACCAACGGCCATCTGGACGTGGTCCGGCACAGCGTATCGCTGTGCGACAGGCTGGTCGTCGCGATCGGGGTCCACCCCGGCAAGAAGCCGCTGTTCTCGACCGAGGAGCGGCTGAAGATGCTCCACGACGTCTGCGGGCCGGTGGCGGCGCAGGCCGGCTGCACGCTCGAAGCCGTGACGTTCGACGATCTGTCGGTCACCGCGGCGCGCAAGCACGGCGCGACCATCATGATCCGGGGCCTGCGCGACGGCACCGACCTTGATTACGAGATGCAGCTCGCCGGCATGAACGAGGCCATGGCGCCGGAGGTGCATACGGTCTTCCTGCCGGCCTCTCCCATGGTCCGCCCGATCACCGCCACTTTGGTGCGCCAGATCGCCGGCATGGGCGGAGACGTCTCGGCCTTCGTCCCGCCGCTGGTCGCGGCACAGCTCAAGGCCAAATTCGCCTAA
- the gyrA gene encoding DNA gyrase subunit A, translating to MADDDNKPGDQPAQPSDIRPVSILDEMKKSYLDYAMSVIVSRALPDARDGLKPVHRRILFSMNEQGFTPDKKHKKSAGIVGDVMGKYHPHGDQAIYDALVRMAQDFSMRALLVDGQGNFGSVDGDPAAAMRYTESRLTKIALKLLEDIDSDTVDFQDNYDGSEKEPVVLPARFPNLLVNGAGGIAVGMATNIPPHNLGEVIDACVALIDNPSLTIDELNNIIPGPDFPTGGIILGRQGIRSAYHLGRGSIVMRGKVTFETIRKEREAIVITEIPYQVNKATMVERIAELYKEKKIEGISDLRDESDRDGYRVVVELKRDAVPDVVLNQLYKFTPLQTSFGVNAVALDSGRPQTMNLKDMLTIFVGFREQVVTRRTKYKLRKARERAHEQVGLAIAVANIDEIIKVIRTSPTPAAARDTLMTRDWPARDVEDIITLIDDPRHRINEDGTIRLSLDQARAILELRLARLTALGRDEIGGELSKLAGEIGEYLDILRSRARILDIIKTELAEVKAEFATPRRTVIMEQEGEVEDEDLIQREDMVVTVSHAGYVKRVPLSAYRAQRRGGKGRAGMQTRDEDFVSRLFVASTHTPVLFFSSRGQVYKEKVWRLPMAAPNARGKALINILPLEQGERITTIMPLPEDESTWGNLDVMFATTGGNVRRNKLSDFVDVRRSGIIAMKLDDGESIVDVQICTERDDVLLTAAGGQCIRFPVPDVRVFTGRTSMGVRGIALGEGDKVISLAILRHVETTSDERSAYLKMRRAVAGEAASEESAADGETEETSGSFQLPQERYVEMSAQEQVVLTVSVNGYGKRTSSYEYRTTGRGGKGIVAMSVNNRNGNLVASFPVEDADQIMLVTDKGQLIRCPVEGIRIAGRSTQGVIVFDTAEDEHVVSVEHITDEAESGNGANGE from the coding sequence TTGGCTGACGACGACAACAAGCCCGGCGACCAGCCGGCGCAACCCTCGGACATTCGCCCCGTCTCCATCCTCGACGAGATGAAGAAGTCCTATCTCGATTACGCCATGAGCGTGATCGTGTCGCGTGCGCTGCCCGATGCCCGCGACGGCCTCAAGCCGGTGCATCGGCGCATCCTGTTCTCGATGAACGAGCAGGGCTTCACGCCCGATAAGAAGCACAAGAAGTCCGCCGGTATCGTCGGTGACGTCATGGGTAAATACCACCCGCATGGCGACCAGGCGATCTACGACGCTCTGGTGCGCATGGCGCAGGACTTCTCGATGCGCGCGCTGCTGGTGGACGGGCAGGGTAATTTCGGCTCGGTCGACGGCGACCCGGCGGCGGCCATGCGCTACACCGAATCCCGCCTGACCAAGATCGCGCTGAAGCTGCTCGAAGACATCGACAGCGACACCGTCGACTTCCAGGACAATTACGACGGCTCCGAGAAGGAGCCGGTGGTCCTGCCGGCGCGGTTCCCGAACCTGCTGGTCAACGGCGCCGGCGGCATCGCCGTCGGCATGGCGACCAACATCCCGCCGCACAATCTCGGCGAGGTGATCGACGCCTGCGTCGCGCTGATCGACAATCCGTCGCTAACCATCGACGAACTCAACAACATCATCCCGGGTCCGGACTTTCCGACCGGCGGCATCATCCTCGGACGTCAGGGCATCCGCAGTGCCTATCATCTCGGCCGCGGCTCCATCGTGATGCGCGGCAAGGTCACGTTCGAGACGATCCGCAAGGAGCGCGAGGCGATCGTCATCACCGAGATCCCGTATCAGGTGAACAAGGCCACGATGGTCGAGCGCATCGCCGAGCTCTACAAGGAAAAGAAGATCGAGGGCATCTCCGACCTGCGCGACGAGTCCGACCGCGACGGCTATCGCGTCGTCGTCGAGCTCAAGCGTGACGCCGTGCCCGACGTGGTGCTGAACCAGCTCTACAAGTTTACGCCGCTGCAGACGAGCTTCGGCGTCAACGCGGTCGCGCTCGACAGCGGGCGGCCGCAGACGATGAACCTGAAGGACATGCTGACGATCTTCGTCGGCTTCCGCGAGCAGGTCGTCACGCGCCGGACCAAGTACAAGCTGCGCAAAGCGCGCGAGCGCGCGCATGAGCAGGTCGGTCTCGCCATCGCGGTCGCCAACATCGACGAGATCATCAAGGTGATCCGCACCTCGCCGACACCGGCCGCGGCGCGCGACACCCTGATGACGCGCGACTGGCCGGCGCGCGACGTCGAGGATATCATCACGCTGATCGACGATCCGCGCCACCGCATCAACGAGGACGGCACGATCCGCCTGTCGCTGGACCAGGCCAGGGCGATCCTCGAGCTGCGTCTTGCACGCCTCACCGCGCTCGGCCGTGACGAGATCGGCGGCGAGCTTTCGAAGCTCGCCGGCGAGATCGGCGAGTATCTCGATATCCTGCGCTCGCGTGCCCGCATTCTCGACATCATCAAGACCGAGCTTGCCGAGGTGAAGGCCGAGTTCGCCACCCCGCGTCGCACCGTGATCATGGAGCAGGAAGGCGAGGTCGAGGACGAGGACCTGATCCAGCGCGAGGACATGGTCGTCACCGTCTCCCACGCCGGCTACGTCAAGCGCGTGCCGTTGTCGGCCTACCGGGCGCAGCGCCGCGGCGGCAAGGGCCGCGCCGGCATGCAGACCCGCGACGAGGATTTCGTCAGCCGCCTGTTCGTGGCCTCCACGCACACGCCGGTGCTGTTCTTCTCCTCGCGCGGCCAGGTCTACAAGGAAAAGGTCTGGCGCCTGCCGATGGCTGCGCCGAATGCGCGCGGCAAGGCGCTGATCAACATCCTGCCGCTGGAGCAGGGCGAGCGCATCACCACGATCATGCCGCTGCCGGAGGATGAATCGACCTGGGGCAACCTCGACGTGATGTTCGCCACCACGGGCGGCAACGTCCGGCGCAACAAGCTGTCCGACTTCGTCGACGTCCGCCGCTCCGGCATCATCGCCATGAAGCTCGACGACGGCGAGTCGATCGTCGACGTGCAGATCTGCACCGAGCGCGACGACGTGCTGCTGACCGCTGCCGGCGGCCAGTGCATTCGCTTCCCGGTCCCCGACGTGCGCGTGTTCACCGGGCGTACCTCGATGGGCGTGCGCGGCATTGCGCTCGGCGAGGGCGACAAGGTGATTTCGCTGGCGATCCTGCGCCATGTCGAGACCACCTCGGACGAACGCTCTGCCTATCTGAAGATGCGCCGCGCGGTGGCGGGCGAAGCTGCGAGCGAGGAAAGCGCCGCCGACGGCGAGACCGAGGAGACCTCCGGCAGCTTCCAGCTCCCGCAGGAGCGCTACGTCGAGATGTCGGCGCAGGAGCAGGTCGTTCTGACCGTCTCCGTCAACGGCTACGGCAAGCGGACCTCGTCCTACGAGTACCGCACCACCGGCCGCGGCGGCAAAGGCATCGTCGCCATGAGCGTCAACAACCGCAACGGCAATCTGGTTGCGTCTTTCCCCGTGGAGGATGCCGATCAGATCATGCTGGTCACCGACAAGGGCCAGCTGATCCGCTGCCCGGTCGAAGGCATCCGTATCGCCGGCCGCTCGACGCAAGGCGTGATCGTGTTCGACACCGCTGAGGATGAGCACGTGGTGTCGGTCGAGCACATCACGGACGAGGCGGAGAGCGGAAACGGTGCGAATGGGGAGTAG
- a CDS encoding DUF2306 domain-containing protein has protein sequence MNLTPLLDAAPAIPLHAFAAMGAFVLGIIQLTAPKGTLPHRALGWVWVVLMLVVALSSFWIHEIRLVGPWSPIHLLSIFALVMLVLGVTAARAHNVRRHKITMTSIFFGALVIAGLFTFMPGRIMHAVVFGP, from the coding sequence ATGAACCTTACGCCGCTGCTTGATGCTGCTCCGGCGATCCCGCTGCATGCCTTCGCCGCGATGGGTGCGTTCGTCCTCGGGATCATCCAGCTCACCGCCCCCAAGGGCACGCTGCCGCACCGGGCTCTGGGCTGGGTCTGGGTGGTGCTGATGCTTGTCGTGGCGCTCAGCTCGTTCTGGATCCACGAGATCCGTTTGGTTGGGCCGTGGAGCCCGATCCATCTGCTTTCGATCTTCGCATTGGTGATGCTGGTATTGGGTGTGACGGCTGCAAGAGCTCACAATGTTCGCCGCCACAAGATCACGATGACCTCGATCTTCTTCGGCGCACTGGTCATTGCGGGGCTGTTCACCTTCATGCCCGGCCGGATCATGCACGCGGTGGTTTTCGGGCCGTAG
- a CDS encoding low molecular weight protein tyrosine phosphatase family protein, protein MTNILFVCSANRLRSPTAEQLFSTWPGIETDSAGISNGADVLLSAEQIEWADLIFVMEKTHRNKLNRKFRTSLNKKRVICLDIPDDYEFMDPVLVQILENRVGRYLRRD, encoded by the coding sequence GTGACCAACATCCTTTTCGTCTGCAGCGCCAATCGCCTCCGCAGCCCTACAGCCGAACAGTTGTTCTCGACGTGGCCGGGCATCGAGACCGACTCGGCCGGCATTTCGAACGGCGCGGACGTCTTGCTGTCCGCCGAACAGATCGAGTGGGCCGATCTCATCTTCGTCATGGAGAAGACCCACCGAAACAAGTTGAACCGGAAATTCCGCACGAGCTTGAACAAAAAGCGGGTCATCTGCCTCGACATTCCAGACGACTATGAATTCATGGATCCTGTTTTGGTGCAGATCCTTGAAAACAGAGTTGGCCGCTATCTGCGCCGGGACTAA